One Henckelia pumila chloroplast, complete genome DNA window includes the following coding sequences:
- the psbA gene encoding photosystem II protein D1 produces the protein MTAILERRESESLWGRFCNWITSTENRLYIGWFGVLMIPTLLTATSVFIIAFIAAPPVDIDGIREPVSGSLLYGNNIISGAIIPTSAAIGLHFYPIWEAASVDEWLYNGGPYELIVLHFLLGVACYMGREWELSFRLGMRPWIAVAYSAPVAAATAVFLIYPIGQGSFSDGMPLGISGTFNFMIVFQAEHNILMHPFHMLGVAGVFGGSLFSAMHGSLVTSSLIRETTENESANEGYRFGQEEETYNIVAAHGYFGRLIFQYASFNNSRSLHFFLAAWPVVGIWFTALGISTMAFNLNGFNFNQSVVDSQGRVINTWADIINRANLGMEVMHERNAHNFPLDLAAIEAPTNG, from the coding sequence ATGACTGCAATTTTAGAGAGACGCGAAAGCGAAAGCCTATGGGGTCGCTTCTGTAACTGGATAACCAGCACCGAAAACCGTCTTTACATTGGATGGTTTGGTGTTTTGATGATCCCTACCTTATTGACCGCAACTTCTGTATTTATTATTGCCTTCATTGCTGCTCCTCCAGTAGATATTGATGGTATTCGCGAACCTGTTTCTGGATCTCTACTTTACGGAAACAATATTATTTCAGGTGCCATTATTCCTACTTCTGCAGCTATTGGTTTGCACTTTTACCCAATTTGGGAAGCAGCATCCGTTGATGAATGGTTATACAACGGTGGTCCTTATGAACTAATTGTTCTACACTTCTTACTTGGTGTAGCTTGTTACATGGGTCGTGAGTGGGAACTTAGTTTCCGTCTGGGTATGCGACCTTGGATTGCTGTTGCATATTCAGCTCCTGTTGCAGCCGCTACCGCTGTTTTCTTGATTTACCCAATTGGTCAAGGAAGTTTTTCTGATGGTATGCCTCTAGGAATTTCTGGTACTTTCAACTTCATGATTGTATTCCAGGCTGAGCACAACATCCTTATGCACCCATTTCACATGTTAGGTGTAGCTGGTGTATTCGGCGGCTCCCTATTCAGTGCTATGCATGGTTCCTTGGTAACTTCTAGTTTGATCAGGGAAACCACAGAAAATGAATCTGCTAATGAAGGTTACAGATTCGGTCAAGAGGAAGAAACTTATAATATCGTAGCCGCTCATGGTTATTTTGGCCGATTGATCTTCCAATATGCTAGTTTCAACAACTCTCGTTCTTTACACTTCTTCCTAGCTGCTTGGCCTGTAGTGGGTATCTGGTTTACTGCTTTAGGTATTAGCACTATGGCTTTCAACCTAAATGGTTTCAATTTCAACCAATCGGTAGTTGATAGTCAAGGTCGTGTAATTAATACTTGGGCTGATATTATTAACCGTGCTAACCTTGGTATGGAAGTTATGCATGAACGTAATGCTCATAACTTCCCTCTAGATCTAGCTGCTATCGAAGCTCCAACAAATGGATAA
- the matK gene encoding maturase K, whose translation MEEIKRYLQLERFQQHDFLYPLIFQEYIYALTHDHGFNRSIFSANPGYDNKSSFLLVKRLITRMYQQNYLIISPNDSNKNSFLGRNNNLYSQIISEGLGFIVEIPFSLRLIFSLEGKTKKIVKSQNLRSIHSIFPFLEDNFSHFTFVLDIFIPHPVHVEILVQILRYWVKDAYSLHLLRFFLNEHCNWNSFITPKKVSSSFSKKNSRLFLFLYNSYVCEYESIFVFLRNQSSHLRSTSCEVLLERIYFYVKIERFVNVFVKVNYFQTNLWLVKESCMHYVRYQRKSILASKGTSLFMNKWKCYLVTFWQWHFSLWFHPRRIYINQLSNHSLEFLGYLSSVKMNLSVVRSQILENSFLINNIRKKLDTLVPIIPLIESLAKAKFCNVLGHSISKPIRADLSDSNIIDRFGRICRNISHYYSGSSKKKSLYRIKYILRLSCARTLARKHKSTVRAFLKRLGSELLEEFFMSEQDVLSFTFPKASSTLRGVYRSRIWYLDIISINDLTNLK comes from the coding sequence ATGGAGGAAATCAAAAGATATTTACAGCTAGAGAGATTTCAACAACATGACTTCCTATATCCACTTATCTTTCAGGAGTATATTTATGCATTGACTCACGATCATGGTTTCAATAGATCGATCTTTTCGGCAAATCCGGGTTATGACAATAAATCCAGTTTTCTGCTTGTGAAACGGTTAATTACTCGAATGTATCAACAGAATTATTTGATTATTTCTCCTAATGATTCTAATAAGAATTCCTTTTTGGGACGCAACAATAATTTGTATTCTCAAATCATATCAGAGGGGTTAGGGTTTATTGTGGAAATTCCATTTTCTCTACGATTAATATTTTCTCTAGAAGGCAAAACGAAAAAGATAGTAAAATCTCAGAATTTACGATCAATTCATTCAATATTTCCCTTTTTAGAGGACAATTTTTCACATTTCACTTTTGTGTTAGATATATTCATCCCCCATCCTGTCCATGTGGAAATCTTGGTTCAAATTCTTCGCTATTGGGTAAAAGATGCCTATTCTTTGCATTTATTACGATTCTTTCTCAACGAGCATTGTAATTGGAATAGTTTTATTACTCCAAAGAAGGTCAGTTCCTCTTTTTCAAAAAAAAATAGTAGATTATTCTTATTCTTATATAATTCTTATGTATGTGAATACGAATCCATTTTCGTCTTTCTACGTAACCAATCTTCTCACTTACGATCAACATCTTGTGAAGTTCTTCTTGAACGAATCTATTTCTATGTAAAAATAGAACGTTTTGTGAACGTCTTTGTTAAGGTTAACTATTTTCAGACGAACCTATGGTTGGTGAAGGAATCTTGCATGCATTATGTTAGGTATCAAAGAAAATCTATTTTGGCTTCAAAAGGAACGTCTCTTTTTATGAATAAATGGAAATGTTACCTTGTAACTTTTTGGCAATGGCATTTTTCGCTGTGGTTTCATCCAAGAAGGATTTATATAAACCAATTATCCAATCATTCCCTTGAATTTTTGGGCTATCTTTCAAGTGTGAAAATGAATCTTTCAGTGGTCCGGAGTCAAATTCTAGAAAATTCATTTCTAATCAATAATATTAGAAAGAAGTTGGATACCCTTGTTCCAATTATTCCTCTGATTGAGTCATTGGCTAAAGCGAAATTTTGTAACGTATTAGGGCATTCCATTAGTAAACCGATTCGGGCTGATTTATCAGATTCGAATATTATTGACCGATTTGGGCGTATATGTAGAAATATTTCTCATTATTATAGTGGGTCTTCCAAAAAAAAGAGTTTGTATCGAATAAAGTATATATTGCGACTTTCTTGTGCTCGAACTTTGGCTCGGAAACACAAAAGTACTGTACGTGCTTTTTTGAAAAGATTAGGCTCGGAATTATTGGAAGAATTTTTTATGTCGGAACAAGACGTTCTTTCTTTTACTTTCCCAAAAGCTTCTTCCACTTTGCGGGGAGTATATAGAAGTCGAATTTGGTATTTGGATATTATTTCTATCAACGATCTGACCAACCTAAAATAA